From a single Apium graveolens cultivar Ventura chromosome 2, ASM990537v1, whole genome shotgun sequence genomic region:
- the LOC141692429 gene encoding uncharacterized protein LOC141692429, translating into MTHPLYLKILKHEVPEATEGNIVIPGHYVSKDPSTYTKQENEKVSFDSSLQLILIESLDNVMYNNIINCESVKQIWEKIDILCEGTEEVRSNQRRILISQYEGSMAKPKEGITEVFERFNKLINDLQLHEKFYEAEEVNLKFLLTLLDHLEQKISAIREERYLGRINLEVLYGILKTYELEMKQRN; encoded by the coding sequence atgaCTCATCCACTATATCTTAAAATTCTCAAGCATGAAGTACCTGAAGCAACTGAAGGTAATATAGTCATTCCTGGTCACTATGTTTCTAAAGATCCATCTACATACACTAAACAAGAAAATGAGAAAGTTTCATTTGACAGTAGCTTACAACTTATTCTAATTGAATCtcttgataatgtcatgtataaTAACATTATAAACTGTGAGTCAGTGAAgcagatctgggagaagatagatATTCTGTGTGAAGGTACTGAGGAAGTGAGGTCAAACCAGAGAAGAATTCTGatctcacaatatgagggttccatggctaaacctaaagaagGCATTACTGaggtttttgaaaggttcaacaaattgataaatgacttgcagttGCACGAAAAGttctatgaagctgaggaggtgaACCTAAAATTCTTGCTCACTCttcttgatcatttggaacaaaagatctctgcaataaGAGAAGAGAGATATCTAGGGAGAATAAATttggaggttttatatggtatTCTTAAAACCTATGAACTGGAGATGAAGCAGAGAAATTAA